The following is a genomic window from Pseudanabaena galeata CCNP1313.
GAAACTGAATATGCATGGTTGATGTGGAAGCAAACCTTGCCAATTACGGTTGGTAATTTGCTAGCTCAACCCTTTCCCCGCCGTCACGTTTACCTATCCGATGAAGCGGTCGCTTTTACGGGTTGTGTTATGCCCAGATCGGTCGATGAGACTGGGTTTGAATTGATTACCGAAGAAGGCGGTATGCCTCTGTATCTGGATGTGCGAAAGCATCGGAATATTGGTATTTTTCGTCCATCGCGGAATTAACACCGACAGAAGTATTTTCAGGTGGGAGCAAAGTGATTTTAGTGCCTCAGAGCATTACTGCACCTGAAGAGATTGAAAAGGGGAAATGGAAAGTTATCTCACTGGTAGTTTGCGAATGCGAATACTGTCATCTTGGATTGTAATTGCAGAACCTTCTTGTAAGGCTTCTTCTATTTGAGGCAATACATCTAACAGTTTTTTGGTCACGATGTCGGGTTTTGCTGATGAAAGGCGCAAGGTGATTAAGCTGGGCTGACTGTATCTGCTAAGTGCTACTAGCATTGAGAAGTCTAGATCTTGAGTCAGTACAACCCAGTTTTCGGTTCTGGCAAATTCTAAAATATTGATGTCTGGTGCGTTGGCAGGTAAAAATTCCGAACTACGAACGATCTCATAGCCTTGTTTTTGCAAGTCTCCAACGGTTTTGGGTGAGATATGAACATCTGCAAGTAAACGGATATTTTTCACGCGAGAACACCGTGAGTTTGATCTGAGACTGCCCAAGCTGCATAGTTGAGGACTTGTCTGATGTCTTCAATTTCTAGTTCAGGATAGGCTTCTAGGATTTCTGGGACGGATAGGTTGCTGGCTAAGAGTTTGAGGACAAAGGCTACGGTAATCCTCAACCCTCTGACGGTGGGCTGTCCGAGGCAGACATCTGGTTTAATGACAATTCGATCTAATCCCATAGTGTTCACTTTTGTTTCTCAACAATCAAGTTATTCTATATTAGATGATCGCTCGTGATGCGATATCAAACACTGAAGTTTTTTGCCA
Proteins encoded in this region:
- a CDS encoding DUF433 domain-containing protein; translation: MGLDRIVIKPDVCLGQPTVRGLRITVAFVLKLLASNLSVPEILEAYPELEIEDIRQVLNYAAWAVSDQTHGVLA
- a CDS encoding DUF5615 family PIN-like protein — protein: MKNIRLLADVHISPKTVGDLQKQGYEIVRSSEFLPANAPDINILEFARTENWVVLTQDLDFSMLVALSRYSQPSLITLRLSSAKPDIVTKKLLDVLPQIEEALQEGSAITIQDDSIRIRKLPVR